Sequence from the Dehalococcoidia bacterium genome:
TGTAGCGCCTGCGGAGAACCCCCTGGGAGAAGTAATGCTGCCGTCATCAATAGGTTTGTGATTCACAACGGCTATCACTATATCACTCCCAGTCTGGCGGGGCAAGCGGCTGGATTTGATTCAATATACGTCGGTGGAAGTCTCAGCGGCTGGCAAGGCAATTGATGGACATTTAGTGTAGAATGGAAATGGGGATGGGAAGTATAGTCTTGTTTCCTCCAGAGCAGAGAGCCCCTATTCTCTGCACATATCAGGGGTACGAGTCAAGGATGATTGAACAACATATGCCCGGAATCAGACGATCGCCGGGGGAAACCCTGAAATTATGGCTACACCTTTCGCGGCTGCCGTTTCATTCGGTGGGCGTGTCCCCCTTTATTCTGGGGACAGTTCTGGCCTGGGATATCTATGGAACCTTCAGCCTGCCGATTTTCGGTTTTGCCACCCTCGCGGTAATTCTGATCATGCTCGCTACCTACTACGGCGGCGAGTATCATGATCTGGAAGAGGATTCCCTGGCGGCGCAGCAGGGAAAGAACCCCTTTTCCGGCGGCTCCCAGGTAATCGTCAAGAGGCTGATGCCGCGCAGCTACGCCAAAATTGGCTCCTACACAGCGATCGGTCTGGCGGGGGGGATTGGCCTTCTTCTTCAGTTCTACTATCATACCGGCGCGTGGACCATCCCGCTGGGATTGATCGGCATGATCTCCGGGTTCTTCTATTCCGCGCCTCCGCTGCGCTGGGTCAAGCGGGGATTCGGGGAACTGTTTATCGGACTCTCATACGGATGGCTTCCGGTGGCTACTGCCTTCTATCTGCAGACGGGCACTATGGCCGGGATAGGGAACTGGATTTCAATACCGATCGCCTGCAGTATTTTCAACGTCATTCTGATCAATGAATTCCCGGACTATCCGGCTGACCTGAAGGCGGGAAAGAGAAATCTGACCGTCAGAGTAGGGAAGCGTGCCGCAGCCCGAATATACGTTACGATGGCAATCATCTCATGGCTGGCTTTCGTTTGGTCGGTCAATCGCGGAGTGCCGTCTATCAGCCTTCTCTTCTATCTCCCCATCTTCCTGCTGGGACTGAAGGCCGTGGCCATGGTGATCAATAAAGAATATCTGGACGCGAAACGTCTTGAGGTGATCTGCGGACTGACGATCATGACCAATCTGGGAACCGCGCTGGCCTATATGCTGGCTATCTGGTTGGGAAACTGAACCGATGCAAATGCTCGAACCTTTCAAATGGCCGGTGAGGTCCATCTTATGGCCGCCATCGCTGGTTTCCAGGCAACTGACCAGCGCCCTCTATTTTTCCTATCTGGTGAAGTGGAACCATTTCCCCCAGTGGTTTTTTACGCACGGGTTTGGCTCTCTTCCCGTATCGGCAGGTTCCATCGGCATGGGGTGCATCGGCTTTCCCAATCACCCTGCCTGGGAGGTGACATCCGCCTGCAATCTGCGCTGCATTCACTGTCATGCTACCAGCAGCGAACCCCACAAGGATGAACTGACCACCAGTCAAGCCAAGAAATTCATCGAAGATCTCGCCCGGGTCAGGGGATTCCGAATGCTGGTTTACACTGGCGGCGAGCCCCTGGTGCGTCCCGACATCTTCGAACTACTGCATCATTCAAAGAGGTATGGCTTCACAAATGTCCTGGCCACCAATGGCACCCTGATCGATGAGAAGATGGCTTTTAAGCTGAGAGACGCGGGTGTGGTGGGGGCGGCCGTCAGCCTCGATTCCTCCTGTAGCCAAACTCACAATTACATCCGCCGGAATGACAATGCATTCGATCTGGCCATGCGCGGGATAAGATCCCTGAAGCGGGCCGGCATCCTGGTGCAGGTGAACTCTACGGCCATGGATTACAACTTTGACACTCTGGATGAACTCATCGATCTGGCGGATAAAGAAGGGGCAGGCATTATGCTCATGTATCAGCTGGTGCCGGTGGGCCGTGGCGCCGGGATCGAGGAAGCTACTCTGGATATCACCCAGAACGAAAAGCTGCTCAAGTCATTGGCTCGCAAGCAACGGCATGTCTCCACTATCATCGAACCGGTGGCCGGTCCTCAATACTGGCCCTATCTGATGCAGCGGCAAGGGAAAACCAATGGCATTCACCTCAAATTTGCCGAGAGGGTTTTTCACGGGTGCTCCGCGGGACGGGGATTCGTCTATATCAAGGCCAACGGGGATGTGTGGCCCTGTCCTTTTGTGGGCATCAGCGCGGGCAATGTGAAGGAGACGCCTTTCGCCAGCATCTGGCGCCAGTCAGAGGTATTCACCGCTTTGCGGAATCGGGAACACACCCTCAAGGGAGCTTGTGGAAAGTGCCAGTATCGCAAGATATGCGGCGGATGCCGGGGACGGGCCATGGCCTACCACGGAGATTATCTGGCTGAAGATCCCTCCTGTTTCCTTCACCGAGATGAGATTGAGGAACCTGTGATGAAATCCTGATCAACCCCCTTGCCCCCAATCATGGGGGGAGCAGGGGAAATCTGGGGGACACCCCCAAACCCCCGGAAGGGAAGTGTCCCTTCAACCTCTCGAAACCTGACGACTGATAATTGATAACCGAGTTCAGCGCACTCTACCCCCGAATCCTGATGCCTCACACGGCTGCTCGGCGGCTTCGCCTTCTGATCATGAACTTCTGGGCCTCCACGATGATCAGCACTGTGGACGCAGTCCCCGCAATCACTACCCAGTCGCCGATTGCCAGAGGAACGGTCTCCATGGCGGTATTCAGGCCGGGCATATAAATAGCTGCCAGCATCATCAGGAACGAGGCGCCGCAGGCGAGCGTCACCCACTTGTTGGTGAACGGCCCGATTCGCAGCAGCGATTCGGTTGCCGAACGGCAGTTGAACGCATTGGCCAGGCGGCACGTGATCAGGGTGGCAAAGAACATGGTCATGGCCTGGGGCAGGTCCACATAGTGATACCAGTACCAATTGAAGACCAGCAGCGAGACGGCGCCAATCCAGAGTCCGATCCCGCCGATGTAGATCAGGGAACGCCGGTCAAACACGCTGGCCTTGGGATTGCGAGGCGGTTGCTTCATGATGCCGGGTTCCGCAGGTTCCACGCCGAGGGCGATCGCCGGAGCGCCGTCCATGAGGAGGTTGATGAAGAGAATCTGCACCGCTCCCAGCGGCAGCGGCAGCCCCACAAAGAGGGCCGCAACCATCGCCAGCACTGCACCTGTGTTTCCGCTCAAAAGGTAGATTAGGTATTTCTTGATATTGGCAAAGATGCTTCGGCCTTCTTCCACCGCCGCCACAATGGAGGTGAAGTTATCATCGGTCAGCACCATGTCTGCCGCTTCCTTGCTGACGTCGGTTCCGGTGATGCCCATTGCCACGCCGATATCGGCCTTCTTCAGGGCAGGGGCATCGTTGATCCCATCGCCGGTCATGGCTACCACATAGCCTTTTTGAGTCAGGGCATCCACTACTCGCATTTTGTGGGCCGGTGAGACCCGCGCGTAGACGTTGACCTGTTCGACGATCTCACTAAATCTGGCATCATCGAGTTCGTCCAGTTCCGCCCCGCTCAGCGCCAGTCCGCCTTCTTTGAGCAGGCCGAGTTCCCGGGCAACGGCCATCGCAGTGATCTTATGATCGCCGGTGATCATCACCGTCTTGATGGAGGCCTCTTCGCAGATGGCTATGGCTGCCTTGACTTCCTCCCGCGGCGGGTCCATCATGCCCACCAGACCGGCAAAAACCATTCCCTGTTCGGCTTGTTCGGGAGAATGGGCATCCGATACGGATTTGTAAGCGAGGCCCAGCACTCTGAGCGCATTTTCCGCCATGCTGCGGGCCACATCCAGAATCTCCTCTCTCTCCGGGCCGGTCAAGTTTTTTTCCTGGCCTTTCCGGTAGATGCGGTCGCAGGCGTTCAGGGTCATTTCCGGAGCCCCTTTGCTGTACGCCACATGACCCTTTGGCATGGCATGGATGGTGGTCATCCGTTTTCTTTCCGAAGAGAAGGGCACCTCATTCACCCGGGGGTATTCC
This genomic interval carries:
- a CDS encoding calcium-transporting P-type ATPase, PMR1-type → MNPEEKTWHLQEVRSVIQSLESGEQGLSSSEAKRRLDQFGPNELVAKKKESPLKLLLEQFTNFIVVILIIAALVSGMIGEWVESIAIIAIVILAAVLGFVQEYRAGQALDALKKMAAPTASAIRDGTEQEVPANELVPGDIVVLRTGDRVPADMRILESMNLQVNESSLTGESVSVEKITAPVSDKACSLGDRKNMAFMGTLITYGRGKGIVAGTGMSTEFGKIATMIEEAEERKTPLQISLDKTGKWLGIFSLIGCGLIAAFGILKGYPTIEMLIWGAALAVAVIPEALPAVVTISLALGVRRMVQRHALIRNLPAVETLGCTSVICSDKTGTLTRDEMTARQLWASGRLIDIGGVGYTPEGVFSLEGKPLDIGKDSSLQTLLQIGTLCNDTHLIHEDGAWKIQGDSTEGALVVAAAKVGMQQDRMEAEYPRVNEVPFSSERKRMTTIHAMPKGHVAYSKGAPEMTLNACDRIYRKGQEKNLTGPEREEILDVARSMAENALRVLGLAYKSVSDAHSPEQAEQGMVFAGLVGMMDPPREEVKAAIAICEEASIKTVMITGDHKITAMAVARELGLLKEGGLALSGAELDELDDARFSEIVEQVNVYARVSPAHKMRVVDALTQKGYVVAMTGDGINDAPALKKADIGVAMGITGTDVSKEAADMVLTDDNFTSIVAAVEEGRSIFANIKKYLIYLLSGNTGAVLAMVAALFVGLPLPLGAVQILFINLLMDGAPAIALGVEPAEPGIMKQPPRNPKASVFDRRSLIYIGGIGLWIGAVSLLVFNWYWYHYVDLPQAMTMFFATLITCRLANAFNCRSATESLLRIGPFTNKWVTLACGASFLMMLAAIYMPGLNTAMETVPLAIGDWVVIAGTASTVLIIVEAQKFMIRRRSRRAAV
- a CDS encoding radical SAM protein; its protein translation is MRSILWPPSLVSRQLTSALYFSYLVKWNHFPQWFFTHGFGSLPVSAGSIGMGCIGFPNHPAWEVTSACNLRCIHCHATSSEPHKDELTTSQAKKFIEDLARVRGFRMLVYTGGEPLVRPDIFELLHHSKRYGFTNVLATNGTLIDEKMAFKLRDAGVVGAAVSLDSSCSQTHNYIRRNDNAFDLAMRGIRSLKRAGILVQVNSTAMDYNFDTLDELIDLADKEGAGIMLMYQLVPVGRGAGIEEATLDITQNEKLLKSLARKQRHVSTIIEPVAGPQYWPYLMQRQGKTNGIHLKFAERVFHGCSAGRGFVYIKANGDVWPCPFVGISAGNVKETPFASIWRQSEVFTALRNREHTLKGACGKCQYRKICGGCRGRAMAYHGDYLAEDPSCFLHRDEIEEPVMKS
- a CDS encoding prenyltransferase; its protein translation is MPGIRRSPGETLKLWLHLSRLPFHSVGVSPFILGTVLAWDIYGTFSLPIFGFATLAVILIMLATYYGGEYHDLEEDSLAAQQGKNPFSGGSQVIVKRLMPRSYAKIGSYTAIGLAGGIGLLLQFYYHTGAWTIPLGLIGMISGFFYSAPPLRWVKRGFGELFIGLSYGWLPVATAFYLQTGTMAGIGNWISIPIACSIFNVILINEFPDYPADLKAGKRNLTVRVGKRAAARIYVTMAIISWLAFVWSVNRGVPSISLLFYLPIFLLGLKAVAMVINKEYLDAKRLEVICGLTIMTNLGTALAYMLAIWLGN